The following proteins come from a genomic window of Nocardiopsis sp. YSL2:
- a CDS encoding acyl-CoA dehydrogenase family protein, with protein sequence MSEATAPAFSLELSEDVRDVRDWAHGFAADVIRPAAAEWDEREQTPWPIIQEAAKIGLYSLDFFANQWLEPSGLGIPVAFEELYWGDPGIALALTGTGLAAVSVAANGTQEQLLEWTPQMFGTADDVKLAAFCSSEPDAGSDVSAIRTRAVYDQARDEWVINGTKTWATNGGIADVHVVVASVEPEFGSRGQATFIVPPNTPGLSQGQKFAKHGIRASHTAEVVLKDVRVPGSCLLGGKEKLDERLARVREGKRSNGQAAMKTFEASRPSVGAMAVGCARAAYEYALEYATQREQFGRPIGENQGVAFLLAEMATRIDAARLLVWRAAWMARNNKDFDRAQGSMSKLYASETATFVTQNAVRILGGNGYTREYPVERWHRDATIFTIFEGASEIQKLIIGRQITGLPVR encoded by the coding sequence ATGAGTGAGGCCACCGCGCCCGCCTTCAGCCTGGAACTCAGCGAGGATGTTCGCGACGTCCGGGACTGGGCCCACGGATTCGCCGCCGATGTCATCCGCCCCGCCGCCGCCGAGTGGGACGAGCGGGAGCAGACCCCCTGGCCGATCATCCAGGAGGCCGCCAAGATCGGCCTGTACTCCCTCGACTTCTTCGCCAACCAGTGGCTGGAGCCCAGTGGGCTCGGCATCCCCGTCGCCTTCGAGGAGCTGTACTGGGGCGACCCGGGTATCGCCCTCGCGCTGACCGGTACCGGTCTGGCGGCCGTGTCGGTGGCGGCCAACGGCACCCAGGAACAGCTCCTGGAGTGGACGCCGCAGATGTTCGGCACCGCCGACGACGTCAAGCTCGCGGCGTTCTGCTCCTCGGAGCCCGACGCCGGCAGCGACGTCTCGGCGATTCGCACCCGGGCCGTGTACGACCAGGCCAGGGACGAGTGGGTGATCAACGGAACCAAGACGTGGGCCACCAACGGCGGCATCGCCGACGTGCACGTGGTCGTGGCCTCCGTGGAGCCCGAGTTCGGCTCGCGGGGCCAGGCGACGTTCATCGTTCCGCCGAACACCCCGGGTCTGAGCCAGGGACAGAAGTTCGCCAAACACGGCATCCGCGCCTCGCACACGGCCGAGGTCGTGCTCAAGGACGTCCGGGTGCCGGGTTCGTGCCTGCTCGGCGGCAAGGAGAAGCTGGACGAGCGCCTCGCCCGCGTCCGCGAGGGCAAGCGCTCCAACGGCCAGGCCGCGATGAAGACCTTCGAGGCCTCCCGCCCGAGCGTCGGCGCCATGGCGGTCGGCTGCGCCCGTGCCGCCTACGAGTACGCGCTGGAGTACGCGACCCAGCGCGAGCAGTTCGGAAGGCCCATCGGCGAGAACCAGGGCGTGGCCTTCCTCCTGGCCGAGATGGCCACGCGTATCGACGCCGCCCGCCTCCTGGTCTGGCGCGCCGCGTGGATGGCCCGCAACAACAAGGACTTCGACCGGGCCCAGGGCTCCATGAGCAAGCTCTACGCCAGCGAGACCGCCACGTTCGTCACCCAGAACGCCGTGCGCATCCTCGGCGGCAACGGCTACACGCGCGAGTACCCGGTGGAGCGCTGGCACCGCGACGCCACGATCTTCACCATCTTCGAGGGCGCGAGCGAGATCCAGAAGCTCATCATCGGCCGCCAGATCACCGGCTTGCCCGTGCGGTGA
- a CDS encoding helix-turn-helix transcriptional regulator, with protein MVDQYRREKGLSVQEIAARMGVTTNTYRNIIRGKTTPRPENVTALENTLGWAPGQFQDLQNGSTTVDTKPTPPPSEQLRVVGGVDTEHGLLTWTELPGGLRDYTLSREIAGVQRGASLPGSSLSPAEVVKDLAVGLKMLEKYYELEG; from the coding sequence ATCGTTGACCAGTACAGACGCGAGAAGGGCCTCAGCGTCCAGGAGATAGCAGCACGGATGGGAGTCACCACCAACACCTACCGGAACATCATCCGCGGCAAGACCACACCCCGACCCGAAAACGTCACAGCCCTCGAAAACACGCTCGGCTGGGCGCCCGGCCAATTCCAAGACCTCCAGAACGGGTCCACCACCGTCGACACCAAGCCGACCCCGCCCCCATCTGAACAGCTGAGAGTCGTAGGCGGGGTGGACACCGAGCACGGTTTGCTCACCTGGACCGAGCTCCCAGGAGGACTACGCGACTACACGTTGTCCCGAGAGATAGCCGGCGTCCAGCGCGGTGCGTCCCTGCCCGGGTCGTCTCTGAGCCCGGCCGAGGTGGTGAAGGACTTGGCGGTGGGGCTGAAGATGCTGGAGAAATACTACGAGCTAGAGGGGTGA
- a CDS encoding IS630 family transposase — MSAPGPKLPPLELSDQERAELQRWVRRRKTAQDLALRARIVLACAEGLSNAQVRREVGVSAPTVTKWRQRFIAHRLDGLTDEPRPGRPRTITDAQVEAVVAATLESTPAPDTHWSTRSMAQHTGMTQNAVWRIWNAFGLQPHRREQFKISTDPFFIDKVRDVVGLYLDPPERAVALCVDEKSQIQALNRTQPVLPMMPGTPERATHDYVRAGVTSLFAALDTATGQVITSIHRRHRAIEFKKFLAKIDREVPADLQVHLVLDNYATHKTPEIQRWLLRHPRFHLHFIPTSSSWLNLVERWFAEITNRLIRRGTHRSVQALEKDIRAWAASWNENPRPYVWTKTAEEILDSIASYCQRISK, encoded by the coding sequence ATGAGTGCTCCTGGACCGAAGCTGCCCCCGCTGGAGCTGAGCGACCAAGAACGCGCCGAGCTCCAGCGGTGGGTCAGACGACGCAAGACCGCACAGGACCTGGCCCTGCGGGCCCGGATCGTGCTCGCCTGCGCCGAAGGCCTGTCCAACGCCCAGGTCCGCCGCGAGGTAGGAGTATCGGCGCCCACGGTGACCAAGTGGCGCCAGCGCTTCATCGCGCACCGCTTGGACGGCCTGACCGACGAACCCCGGCCCGGACGGCCGCGCACGATCACCGACGCCCAGGTCGAGGCGGTGGTGGCCGCCACCCTGGAGAGCACACCCGCCCCTGACACCCACTGGTCCACGCGCTCCATGGCCCAGCACACCGGCATGACCCAGAACGCGGTGTGGCGCATCTGGAACGCCTTCGGCCTGCAGCCCCACCGGCGGGAACAGTTCAAGATCTCCACCGACCCGTTCTTCATCGACAAGGTCCGCGACGTCGTCGGCCTCTACCTCGACCCGCCCGAACGGGCGGTGGCGCTGTGCGTGGACGAGAAGTCCCAGATCCAGGCGCTCAACCGCACCCAGCCGGTGCTGCCGATGATGCCCGGCACCCCCGAGCGGGCCACCCATGACTACGTGCGTGCCGGGGTGACCAGCCTGTTCGCCGCGCTGGACACCGCCACAGGGCAGGTGATCACTTCGATCCACCGCCGCCACCGCGCCATCGAGTTCAAGAAGTTCCTGGCCAAGATCGACCGCGAGGTCCCCGCGGACCTGCAGGTGCACCTGGTCCTGGACAACTACGCCACGCACAAGACCCCCGAGATCCAAAGGTGGCTACTGCGCCACCCCCGGTTCCACCTGCACTTCATCCCGACCAGTTCCTCCTGGTTGAACCTGGTCGAGCGGTGGTTCGCCGAGATCACCAACCGGCTGATCCGCCGCGGCACCCACCGCAGCGTCCAGGCCCTGGAGAAGGACATCCGCGCCTGGGCCGCGTCCTGGAACGAGAATCCCCGACCCTATGTGTGGACCAAGACCGCAGAGGAGATCCTCGACAGCATCGCCTCATACTGCCAACGCATCAGCAAGTGA
- a CDS encoding IS630 family transposase — translation MSAPGPKLPPLELSDQERAELQRWVRRRKTAQDLALRARIVLACAEGLSNAQVRRAVGVSAPTVTKWRQRFIAHRLDGLTDEPRPGRPRTITDAQVEAVVAATLESTPAPDTHWSTRSMAQHTGMTQNAVWRIWNAFGLQPHRREQFKISTDPFFIDKVRDVVGLYLDPPERAVALCVDEKSQIQALNRTQPVLPMMPGTPERATHDYVRAGVTSLFAALDTATGQVITSIHRRHRAIEFKKFLAKIDREVPADLQVHLVLDNYATHKTPEIQRWLLRHPRFHLHFIPTSSSWLNLVERWFAEITNRLIRRGTHRSVQALEKDIRAWAASWNENPRPYVWTKTAEEILDSIASYCQRISK, via the coding sequence ATGAGTGCTCCTGGACCGAAGCTGCCCCCGCTGGAGCTGAGCGACCAAGAACGCGCCGAGCTCCAGCGGTGGGTCAGACGACGCAAGACCGCACAGGACCTGGCCCTGCGGGCCCGGATCGTGCTCGCCTGCGCCGAAGGCCTGTCCAACGCCCAGGTCCGCCGCGCGGTAGGAGTATCGGCGCCCACGGTGACCAAGTGGCGCCAGCGCTTCATCGCGCACCGCTTGGACGGCCTGACCGACGAACCCCGGCCCGGACGGCCGCGCACGATCACCGACGCCCAGGTCGAGGCGGTGGTGGCCGCCACCCTGGAGAGCACACCCGCCCCTGACACCCACTGGTCCACGCGCTCCATGGCCCAGCACACCGGCATGACCCAGAACGCGGTGTGGCGCATCTGGAACGCCTTCGGCCTGCAGCCCCACCGGCGGGAACAGTTCAAGATCTCCACCGACCCGTTCTTCATCGACAAGGTCCGCGACGTCGTCGGCCTCTACCTCGACCCGCCCGAACGGGCGGTGGCGCTGTGCGTGGACGAGAAGTCCCAGATCCAGGCGCTCAACCGCACCCAGCCGGTGCTGCCGATGATGCCCGGCACCCCCGAGCGGGCCACCCATGACTACGTGCGTGCCGGGGTGACCAGCCTGTTCGCCGCGCTGGACACCGCCACAGGGCAGGTGATCACTTCGATCCACCGCCGCCACCGCGCCATCGAGTTCAAGAAGTTCCTGGCCAAGATCGACCGCGAGGTCCCCGCGGACCTGCAGGTGCACCTGGTCCTGGACAACTACGCCACGCACAAGACCCCCGAGATCCAAAGGTGGCTACTGCGCCACCCCCGGTTCCACCTGCACTTCATCCCGACCAGTTCCTCCTGGTTGAACCTGGTCGAGCGGTGGTTCGCCGAGATCACCAACCGGCTGATCCGCCGCGGCACCCACCGCAGCGTCCAGGCCCTGGAGAAGGACATCCGCGCCTGGGCCGCGTCCTGGAACGAGAATCCCCGACCCTATGTGTGGACCAAGACCGCAGAGGAGATCCTCGACAGCATCGCCTCATACTGCCAACGCATCAGCAAGTGA
- a CDS encoding IS5 family transposase (programmed frameshift): MPDDAPKGKKWADHRKIINAILFRTRTGIPWRDLPERYGPWETAAGRHRRWSLDGTWQRIADRLRIDAATGEELIASIDSTTVRAHQHAAGAAKKGTQRGTNRTDEALGRSRGGLTTKIHLLADQHRRPLVLATTPGQRGDSPMFEPLMESLRLPRSTGRPRTRPDRGLGDKAYSSRANRDHLRKRKIKATIAQPRDQREHRRRKGSAGGRPPAFDQVAYRERNTVERAINLLKQNRAVATRYDKRAAIFDGTVQVASIRIWLRDLTRSKNSA, encoded by the exons ATGCCCGACGATGCGCCCAAGGGCAAGAAGTGGGCCGACCACCGCAAGATCATCAACGCGATCCTGTTCCGCACCCGCACCGGGATCCCCTGGCGTGACCTGCCAGAACGGTACGGCCCCTGGGAGACCGCCGCCGGACGCCACCGCCGCTGGTCCCTGGACGGCACCTGGCAGAGGATCGCCGACCGGCTGCGCATCGACGCGGCCACCGGTGAAGAACTCATCGCGAGCATCGACTCCACCACCGTCCGGGCCCACCAGCACGCCGCCGGGGCAGCGAAAAAGGGGACACAGCGCGGGACGAACCGGACGGAC GAAGCACTCGGGCGCTCCCGGGGCGGGCTGACCACCAAGATCCACCTGCTCGCCGATCAGCACAGGCGTCCCCTGGTACTGGCCACGACCCCGGGCCAGCGCGGGGACAGCCCCATGTTCGAGCCCCTGATGGAATCGTTGCGGCTGCCCCGCAGCACCGGCCGGCCGCGCACCCGCCCCGACCGGGGCCTGGGCGACAAGGCCTACTCCAGCCGCGCCAACCGGGACCACCTGCGCAAGCGCAAGATCAAAGCGACCATCGCCCAGCCCCGTGACCAGCGTGAACACCGCCGGCGCAAAGGGTCGGCGGGCGGCAGGCCACCGGCTTTCGACCAGGTCGCCTACCGCGAGCGCAACACCGTGGAGCGGGCGATCAACCTGCTCAAGCAGAACCGGGCGGTCGCGACCCGCTACGACAAGCGGGCCGCGATCTTCGACGGGACCGTGCAGGTGGCCTCGATCCGGATCTGGCTCCGCGACCTGACCCGTTCAAAAAACAGTGCCTAG
- a CDS encoding tyrosine-type recombinase/integrase: MGRSEDRTREKWRKVPPSAKTYRSSLRDVTREHITDLVSDMEAAKDEHGEPLFSASTIAGVYVAIAAIFAEARRNKRVTESPCVQVELPVVVSGAILIDPARDQLLKFVNRFPADWRLPSWFQYGCGLRIGEALAINANQFREGGTVYRVEEQVDPDGNVIPCKWRKRGEFRDVPVPVFVQERYRQHVALFLPDEDGYVVPGRKHRRVVRNSYHAHVRKAVEVAGLPDFMTSHYLRHRWASVMLARGIDITHVSRWLGHRQIETTYRIYGHMVPRVASEASAVMQAAFEDLPETGEGSSVAGVLPFEGPVVL; this comes from the coding sequence TTGGGACGCTCGGAGGATCGAACCCGGGAGAAGTGGCGTAAGGTGCCGCCGTCCGCGAAGACGTACCGCTCGTCGTTGCGGGACGTCACCCGGGAGCACATCACGGACCTGGTGTCGGACATGGAGGCGGCGAAGGATGAGCACGGAGAGCCGTTGTTCTCGGCGTCCACGATCGCTGGGGTGTACGTGGCGATCGCTGCGATCTTCGCGGAGGCCCGCCGGAACAAGCGGGTGACCGAGTCGCCGTGTGTGCAGGTGGAGTTGCCGGTGGTGGTGTCGGGGGCGATCCTCATCGATCCGGCCCGCGACCAGCTCCTGAAGTTCGTGAACCGGTTCCCTGCGGACTGGCGGTTGCCGTCGTGGTTTCAGTACGGGTGTGGGCTGCGGATCGGGGAGGCGCTGGCCATCAACGCCAACCAATTTCGTGAGGGCGGGACGGTGTACCGGGTAGAGGAGCAGGTGGACCCGGATGGGAACGTGATCCCGTGTAAGTGGCGGAAGCGGGGCGAGTTCCGGGATGTGCCGGTTCCGGTGTTCGTTCAGGAGCGGTACCGGCAGCACGTCGCGTTGTTCCTGCCGGACGAGGACGGATATGTGGTGCCGGGCCGGAAGCACCGCAGGGTTGTGCGGAACTCCTACCACGCGCATGTGCGGAAGGCGGTGGAGGTGGCCGGCCTGCCGGACTTCATGACGTCGCACTACCTTCGGCATCGGTGGGCGTCGGTGATGTTGGCGCGGGGGATCGACATCACGCACGTGTCGCGGTGGTTGGGGCATCGGCAGATCGAGACGACGTATCGGATCTACGGGCACATGGTGCCGCGGGTGGCGTCGGAGGCGAGTGCGGTGATGCAGGCGGCGTTCGAGGATTTGCCGGAGACGGGTGAGGGGTCGAGTGTTGCCGGTGTGTTGCCGTTTGAGGGTCCTGTGGTGTTGTGA
- a CDS encoding TetR/AcrR family transcriptional regulator has translation MGRPARFRTEDLVTAATALAAEGGPAAVTMAALARATGAPSGSLYHRFSGRPALLAAVWTHAVTDFQAGCRRTLAADPPSAAAEATARHVLAWSRARPDAARVLLHRPADFDETHWPESDRELLRTANTEVGALLTRLAQGLREPEETAEAALERVRLAVVDLPLALVRRHLLQGTGVPAEAEDLAADAALRLLTPRTP, from the coding sequence ATGGGAAGACCCGCACGGTTTCGAACCGAGGACCTGGTGACGGCGGCGACCGCCCTGGCGGCGGAGGGCGGTCCGGCCGCGGTGACGATGGCCGCCCTGGCCCGCGCGACCGGTGCGCCCAGCGGATCGCTCTACCACCGCTTCAGCGGGCGCCCCGCCCTGCTGGCGGCCGTGTGGACGCACGCCGTGACCGACTTCCAGGCGGGGTGCCGGCGCACGCTGGCGGCCGACCCCCCGTCGGCAGCCGCCGAGGCGACCGCGCGCCACGTCCTGGCCTGGAGCCGCGCCCGGCCGGACGCCGCCCGGGTCCTGCTGCACCGGCCCGCCGACTTCGACGAGACCCACTGGCCGGAGTCCGACCGGGAGCTGCTGCGCACGGCCAACACCGAGGTCGGCGCACTGTTGACCCGGCTCGCACAAGGACTGCGCGAGCCGGAGGAGACGGCGGAGGCCGCGCTGGAACGCGTCCGGCTGGCCGTGGTCGACCTGCCCCTCGCACTGGTCCGGCGCCACCTGCTCCAGGGGACCGGTGTCCCCGCCGAAGCCGAGGACCTGGCCGCCGACGCGGCCCTGCGCCTGCTGACCCCCCGAACGCCGTAG
- a CDS encoding SRPBCC family protein translates to MPVYNTHERRLNASPDEVGALLDALASDDDRLWPCGSWPAMVLDGPLAPGASGGHGPVRYTVEHYVPGRWVRLRFGAPRGFDGFHELTVRPDPSGGTVLAHLLAMRAHGPALVAWPLVFRPLHDALLEDALDRAEQALHGSVRTPARWSARVRLLRAVLARTAPARRPRTPR, encoded by the coding sequence ATGCCCGTGTACAACACGCACGAACGCCGACTGAACGCCTCCCCCGACGAGGTGGGCGCCCTGCTCGACGCCCTGGCCTCTGACGACGACCGCCTCTGGCCGTGCGGGTCCTGGCCCGCGATGGTCCTGGACGGCCCCCTCGCCCCCGGTGCCTCCGGCGGGCACGGCCCCGTCCGCTACACGGTGGAGCACTACGTCCCCGGCCGCTGGGTGCGCCTGCGCTTCGGCGCCCCGCGCGGCTTCGACGGGTTCCACGAGCTCACCGTCCGCCCCGATCCCTCCGGCGGCACCGTTCTGGCACATCTGCTGGCCATGCGCGCGCACGGACCGGCCCTGGTGGCCTGGCCCCTGGTGTTCCGCCCCCTGCACGACGCCCTGCTGGAGGACGCCCTGGACCGGGCCGAGCAGGCACTCCACGGAAGCGTGCGCACGCCCGCGCGCTGGAGTGCCCGGGTACGCCTGCTGCGGGCGGTCCTGGCCCGGACCGCCCCGGCGCGACGGCCCCGGACGCCCCGGTGA
- a CDS encoding TetR/AcrR family transcriptional regulator, with the protein MAMENSHATAPTDSGAPHGAPDSPRPRKGRGGRGRDPERRRAILDAADRVIQRDGPDASMLAIAAEAGISKPILYRHFGDKGGLYRALAGRHVDPLIERIRAELHEHTEFDVRARATVGAYLSMISQNLNLYRFLMDRATSEDSRTRSDLGMMVRRLGEELADQLVAERRITERVRAQIVAHAVVGMVQAAGEWWLEHPEVDEAEIIDDLTLAVVGAIRDTG; encoded by the coding sequence GTGGCCATGGAGAACTCGCACGCGACCGCCCCGACCGACAGCGGAGCCCCTCACGGGGCACCGGACTCCCCTCGACCCCGCAAGGGCCGGGGCGGCCGCGGACGCGACCCCGAACGCCGCCGCGCCATCCTCGACGCCGCCGACCGGGTGATCCAGCGCGACGGGCCCGACGCCTCGATGCTGGCCATCGCCGCCGAGGCGGGCATCAGCAAGCCCATCCTCTACCGCCACTTCGGCGACAAGGGCGGGCTCTACCGGGCCCTGGCCGGGCGGCACGTGGACCCCCTCATCGAGCGCATCCGCGCGGAGCTGCACGAGCACACCGAGTTCGACGTGCGCGCCCGGGCCACCGTGGGCGCGTACTTGTCGATGATCTCGCAGAACCTCAACCTGTACCGGTTCCTCATGGACCGGGCCACCTCCGAGGACTCCCGCACCCGTAGCGACCTGGGCATGATGGTGCGCCGCCTGGGCGAGGAGCTGGCCGACCAGCTCGTCGCCGAACGGCGCATCACCGAGCGCGTGCGCGCCCAGATCGTCGCCCACGCGGTCGTGGGCATGGTCCAGGCCGCGGGGGAGTGGTGGCTGGAGCACCCCGAGGTCGACGAGGCCGAGATCATCGACGACCTCACCCTCGCGGTCGTGGGCGCCATCCGCGACACCGGCTGA
- a CDS encoding MerR family transcriptional regulator, whose amino-acid sequence MDYYTPGQIAERFDLTLDTLRYYEKAGLLRQVDRAPSGHRRYRADDAELLHLIRCLRDTDMPIARLREFAELVRAGDHTIPERVEVLQSHQRRLDEHIAELRVRQTAIQHKIEYYLGVLADGGAEAAPTPDETTSRPVEEAL is encoded by the coding sequence ATGGACTACTACACGCCCGGCCAGATAGCCGAGCGGTTCGACCTCACTCTGGACACCCTGCGCTACTACGAGAAGGCGGGGCTGCTGCGCCAGGTGGACCGCGCGCCCAGCGGTCACCGGCGCTACCGGGCCGACGACGCCGAGCTGCTCCACCTCATCCGCTGCCTGCGCGACACGGACATGCCCATCGCCCGCCTGCGCGAGTTCGCCGAACTCGTGCGCGCAGGCGACCACACCATCCCCGAGCGCGTCGAGGTGCTCCAGAGCCACCAGCGGCGGCTCGACGAGCACATCGCCGAGCTGCGCGTCCGCCAGACGGCGATCCAGCACAAGATCGAGTACTACCTCGGCGTCCTCGCCGACGGCGGCGCCGAAGCCGCCCCCACCCCGGACGAGACCACCTCCCGACCCGTAGAGGAAGCCCTCTGA
- a CDS encoding aldo/keto reductase — MRYTTIGDRRVSALCLGAMKFGSETDDATSAALLDRFVEAGGTFVDTADCYQFWVEGFEGHESETFLGRWRRERGITDEVFVATKLGAQPTVPGTGLETKEGLSAATVALAAERSRERLGVDRLDALYAHQEDRTVPLEETMGAFAELVAEGTLGEVGLSNHRTWRLERARAIAADHAWPRPRLLQYRYSYLQPRLDIPLQSMGHMHITPELLDFVRAEAAEGREHTVVAYTSLLWGAYTREDKELEPAYDHPGTASRLAALDEVVKETGATRNQVVLAWLMDSDPRIVPLVGVSRIEQLDEAIEAADLTLTGDQWQRLADAG, encoded by the coding sequence ATGCGTTACACCACCATCGGCGACCGCCGCGTCAGCGCCCTGTGCCTGGGCGCCATGAAGTTCGGCAGCGAGACCGACGACGCCACCTCCGCCGCCCTCCTCGACCGCTTCGTCGAGGCCGGGGGCACCTTCGTGGACACCGCCGACTGCTACCAGTTCTGGGTGGAGGGCTTCGAGGGCCACGAGAGTGAGACCTTCCTCGGCCGCTGGCGCCGCGAACGCGGCATCACCGACGAGGTGTTCGTCGCCACCAAGCTCGGTGCCCAGCCGACCGTGCCAGGTACAGGGCTGGAGACCAAGGAGGGGCTCTCCGCGGCCACGGTCGCCCTGGCCGCCGAGCGGAGCCGCGAGCGCCTGGGCGTGGACCGGCTCGACGCCCTCTACGCCCACCAGGAGGACCGCACGGTCCCGCTGGAGGAGACCATGGGCGCCTTCGCCGAGCTCGTGGCCGAGGGCACTCTGGGCGAGGTCGGGCTGAGCAACCACCGCACCTGGCGCCTGGAGCGGGCCCGCGCCATCGCCGCCGACCACGCCTGGCCGCGCCCGCGGCTGCTCCAGTACCGGTACAGCTACCTGCAGCCGCGCCTGGACATCCCGCTCCAGTCGATGGGGCACATGCACATCACCCCGGAGCTGCTCGACTTCGTGCGCGCCGAGGCGGCCGAGGGGCGCGAGCACACCGTGGTCGCCTACACCTCCCTGCTGTGGGGCGCCTACACCCGCGAGGACAAGGAGCTGGAACCCGCCTACGACCACCCCGGCACCGCGTCCCGGCTGGCCGCGCTGGACGAGGTCGTCAAGGAGACCGGTGCCACCCGCAACCAGGTGGTGCTGGCCTGGCTGATGGACAGCGACCCGCGCATCGTCCCCCTGGTCGGGGTGAGCCGCATCGAGCAGTTGGACGAGGCGATCGAGGCCGCCGACCTCACGCTCACCGGTGATCAGTGGCAGCGCCTGGCCGACGCCGGGTAG
- a CDS encoding saccharopine dehydrogenase — protein sequence MTDELTHDPAGPVLITGGYGTVGAQLARMTAAGGMPVLLTGRSPERGRALAEELGGEARAWDLSSPAPFRAAVRAVVSAVNDPDDRVLHAAMAAGIPQVDVTRWTARLQRAVTLAALARTTAPVLLSSAWMGGVTSLVAAALARELGGAERIETAVRWDMSDRAGSDSVEFMDRLGIDFEVVENGRRRLTAPLSGARTVRIGDDSVRVARIDTPEQYTFPLTLGATTAATRLGFSSPAATRMLLALRGVGFFRWADGERWAPARRSVLYSPGDGGTARLRIDVAHGDDARTATVTDPAGQSHLTAVGGYLGLLRVLGTDGAPAPEGVVFPEQHPDPSAALRTLADQGVRVDVEQVGAAAGRAAS from the coding sequence ATGACTGACGAACTGACGCACGATCCGGCCGGTCCCGTCCTCATCACCGGTGGGTACGGGACGGTAGGCGCCCAACTCGCCCGCATGACCGCCGCCGGGGGTATGCCCGTCCTGCTGACCGGCCGCAGCCCGGAACGGGGCCGGGCACTGGCCGAGGAACTGGGAGGCGAGGCACGCGCCTGGGACCTGTCCTCTCCCGCTCCGTTCCGAGCCGCCGTCCGGGCGGTGGTGAGCGCGGTCAACGATCCGGACGACCGAGTGCTCCACGCTGCCATGGCGGCGGGGATACCCCAGGTCGACGTGACGCGGTGGACGGCCCGCTTGCAGCGGGCGGTCACCCTGGCCGCGCTGGCCCGGACGACCGCGCCGGTCCTGCTGTCCTCCGCCTGGATGGGCGGAGTCACCAGCCTGGTCGCCGCCGCGCTCGCCCGGGAGCTGGGCGGGGCCGAGCGGATCGAGACGGCCGTCCGCTGGGACATGTCGGACCGGGCGGGCAGCGACTCGGTGGAGTTCATGGACCGACTCGGTATCGACTTCGAAGTCGTGGAGAACGGCAGACGCCGACTCACCGCCCCGTTGAGCGGTGCCCGCACGGTGCGGATCGGCGACGACTCGGTACGCGTGGCACGCATCGACACACCCGAGCAGTACACGTTCCCGCTCACCCTGGGCGCCACCACCGCCGCCACCCGGCTCGGCTTCAGCTCCCCCGCCGCCACCCGGATGCTCCTGGCCCTGCGCGGCGTGGGCTTCTTCCGCTGGGCGGACGGTGAACGCTGGGCCCCGGCCCGCCGGTCGGTGCTCTACTCTCCGGGCGACGGAGGTACCGCCCGGCTCCGGATCGACGTGGCCCACGGCGACGACGCCCGGACCGCCACCGTCACCGACCCCGCCGGGCAGAGCCACCTCACCGCCGTCGGCGGATATCTGGGACTGCTCAGGGTGCTGGGCACCGACGGGGCACCCGCGCCCGAGGGCGTGGTCTTCCCCGAGCAGCACCCGGATCCATCCGCGGCGCTGCGGACACTGGCCGACCAGGGCGTGCGGGTCGACGTCGAACAGGTCGGGGCGGCCGCCGGGCGGGCCGCCTCGTGA
- a CDS encoding TetR family transcriptional regulator, whose product MSAASSGGATAKGLRRRNELLDTAERLLAASGGAQFTLRAVAHEAGVRLGHLQHYFPTRADLLAALLDRALTTSLARIADRTGPSDDGTDPATVISSVLADHDDLPLVRLFTEVWAMAAHDDDTAAVRSFYAQYAGHVAAVIRHHVPELDETEARARAEVFVMTVEGASLFRSGITGGRTPQTDAVLRDTLLDLLTRPRRTLR is encoded by the coding sequence GTGAGCGCCGCCTCCTCCGGCGGGGCGACCGCCAAGGGGCTCCGACGGCGCAACGAACTGCTGGACACCGCCGAACGGCTGCTGGCCGCCTCCGGCGGCGCCCAGTTCACCCTGCGCGCCGTCGCCCACGAGGCCGGGGTACGCCTCGGCCACCTCCAGCACTACTTCCCCACACGTGCCGACCTGCTGGCCGCCCTGCTCGACCGGGCCCTGACCACCTCGCTGGCCCGGATCGCCGACCGCACCGGTCCATCCGATGACGGGACCGACCCCGCCACGGTGATCAGCAGTGTGCTCGCCGACCACGACGACCTGCCGCTGGTACGGCTGTTCACGGAAGTGTGGGCCATGGCGGCGCATGACGACGACACCGCAGCCGTGCGTTCCTTCTACGCCCAGTACGCCGGACACGTCGCCGCGGTCATCCGGCATCACGTTCCGGAACTGGACGAGACCGAGGCGCGAGCCCGCGCCGAGGTCTTCGTGATGACGGTGGAGGGGGCTTCGCTCTTCCGCTCCGGCATCACCGGAGGCCGCACCCCGCAGACGGATGCGGTGCTGCGGGACACCCTCCTCGACCTCCTCACGCGGCCGCGGAGAACCCTACGGTGA